A single window of Flavobacterium sp. 140616W15 DNA harbors:
- a CDS encoding glycoside hydrolase family 3 N-terminal domain-containing protein: MKKTVITISLAFFLSVTMHAQQENFTIVKNNKGADLGYSPESGVKILTINGKKFKDLNKNGKLDKYEDWRLSADERAKDLASKMTVEQIAGLMLYSRHQSLPAGVSGYNLGTYNGKVFPESNAKAYDLADQQKAFLQEDNLRHVLITNVESPEVAALWNNKMQAFVEGIGLGIPSNTSTDPRHLATVTSEFNAGAGGTISMWPDGLGMAATFDPKIVEQFGQIAAKEYRALGIATALSPQIDLGTEPRWYRISMTFGESPSLTRDMGRAYIDGFQTSYGKDEIKDGWGYKSVNAMVKHWPSGGAEEGGRDGHWAYGKFAVYPGNNLQQHIDPFVNGAFKLKGKTSKASAVMPYYTITFDQDKKYNENVANGYSKYIITDLLRDKYGYDGVVCTDWLITGDEGKTPNVFAGKPWGVENLSIVDRHYKAIMAGVDQFGGNNDKKPVLAAYEIGIKEYGEPFMRARFERSAVRLLKNIFRVGLFENPYLNISETKEVVGNSKFMEAGYGAQLKSIVLLKNKASILPLKEKKTVFIPKIYTASKKDWWGVGSMPKFEYPVNLELVKKYYNVTDEPSKADFAIVFVTSPQSLEDGYDLNDRTNGSNGYVPISLQYGTYTATTARAKSIAAGDQVIDPTITDRTYKNKTVTVANTMDLRTILDTKDMMEGKPVIVSVTASKPMIFNEFENQVDGIVLNFGVSTQAVLDIISGKTEPSGLLPIQMPANMETVEKQFEDVPFDMVSHKDSEGNVYDFAYGLNWKGVIKDSRTSTYKKE; the protein is encoded by the coding sequence ATGAAAAAAACAGTCATAACGATAAGTTTAGCTTTCTTTTTAAGCGTAACGATGCATGCCCAGCAGGAAAATTTCACAATAGTTAAAAATAATAAAGGGGCAGATTTAGGATATTCTCCTGAATCAGGAGTAAAAATTTTAACCATAAACGGAAAAAAATTTAAAGATTTAAATAAAAACGGAAAATTAGATAAATATGAAGATTGGCGACTTTCAGCAGATGAGCGTGCCAAAGATTTAGCATCAAAAATGACGGTAGAACAAATTGCAGGATTAATGCTTTATAGCCGTCATCAATCATTACCAGCAGGAGTATCGGGATATAATTTAGGAACATATAATGGTAAAGTTTTCCCAGAAAGTAATGCCAAAGCGTATGATCTGGCAGACCAACAAAAAGCATTTTTACAAGAAGATAATTTGCGTCATGTATTAATTACAAATGTAGAAAGTCCAGAAGTAGCTGCATTATGGAACAATAAGATGCAGGCATTTGTAGAAGGAATAGGATTAGGAATTCCTAGTAATACCAGTACCGATCCGCGACATTTAGCAACTGTAACTTCAGAGTTTAATGCAGGAGCAGGAGGAACAATTTCGATGTGGCCAGACGGTTTAGGAATGGCTGCAACTTTTGATCCAAAAATTGTAGAGCAGTTTGGACAAATAGCAGCCAAAGAATACCGTGCATTAGGAATTGCAACAGCCTTGTCACCACAAATAGATTTAGGAACAGAACCAAGATGGTATAGAATTTCGATGACATTTGGCGAAAGCCCATCATTAACAAGAGATATGGGACGTGCCTATATCGATGGTTTTCAAACATCATATGGAAAAGACGAAATCAAAGATGGATGGGGATACAAGAGTGTGAATGCCATGGTAAAACACTGGCCGAGCGGTGGAGCCGAAGAAGGTGGACGCGATGGACATTGGGCTTATGGGAAATTTGCAGTATATCCGGGGAATAATTTGCAACAGCATATAGATCCTTTTGTAAATGGAGCGTTTAAATTAAAAGGGAAAACCAGTAAAGCATCAGCAGTAATGCCTTATTACACAATCACTTTTGATCAGGATAAAAAATACAACGAAAATGTTGCTAATGGATATAGCAAATACATTATTACCGATTTATTAAGAGATAAATACGGTTACGATGGAGTAGTTTGTACCGATTGGCTGATTACAGGAGATGAAGGAAAAACACCAAATGTCTTTGCAGGAAAACCTTGGGGTGTAGAAAATCTTTCGATTGTAGACAGACATTACAAAGCGATCATGGCAGGAGTAGATCAATTTGGAGGAAATAATGATAAAAAACCAGTTTTAGCCGCTTATGAAATAGGAATCAAAGAATATGGAGAACCATTTATGAGAGCCCGCTTTGAAAGATCAGCAGTTCGATTATTAAAGAATATTTTTAGAGTAGGACTTTTTGAAAATCCATATCTGAATATATCAGAAACAAAAGAAGTTGTTGGAAATTCAAAGTTTATGGAAGCAGGATATGGTGCACAATTAAAATCGATTGTATTATTGAAAAATAAGGCATCAATTCTTCCATTAAAAGAAAAGAAAACAGTTTTTATTCCTAAAATTTATACAGCTTCAAAGAAAGACTGGTGGGGAGTAGGAAGCATGCCAAAATTTGAATACCCAGTAAATTTAGAATTAGTAAAAAAATACTATAATGTTACAGACGAACCTTCAAAAGCAGATTTTGCAATTGTTTTTGTAACAAGTCCACAAAGTTTAGAAGATGGGTATGATTTAAATGACAGAACTAATGGAAGTAATGGCTATGTGCCAATTTCTTTACAATACGGAACGTATACAGCAACAACAGCAAGAGCTAAAAGTATAGCCGCAGGAGATCAGGTTATTGACCCAACTATTACCGATAGAACTTATAAAAATAAAACGGTTACTGTAGCCAATACAATGGATTTGAGAACCATTCTGGATACAAAAGACATGATGGAAGGTAAGCCAGTTATAGTTTCAGTAACAGCTTCAAAGCCAATGATTTTTAATGAGTTTGAAAATCAAGTTGATGGAATTGTTTTAAATTTTGGAGTATCTACACAGGCTGTATTAGATATAATATCTGGAAAAACAGAACCATCAGGTTTATTGCCAATTCAGATGCCAGCTAATATGGAAACAGTTGAAAAACAATTTGAAGACGTTCCATTTGATATGGTTTCGCATAAGGACAGTGAAGGAAATGTTTATGATTTTGCTTATGGGTTAAACTGGAAAGGAGTTATAAAAGATAGCAGAACCAGCACATATAAGAAAGAATAG
- a CDS encoding glyoxalase, which produces MSQRDTFLQEFRGPTLGTVNAQSSADELFQNEVLRPILKLQNDLLVAVFINYVNKNKTDFYSYTVEKKLSVIENAIQKDIKFRNSLKGMVIALFTLDEYQSYIQNSSSLNKRMMNLVIERLKNQVQLFELESNNESF; this is translated from the coding sequence ATGAGCCAGCGAGATACTTTTTTACAAGAATTCCGAGGACCAACTTTAGGCACTGTAAATGCTCAATCTTCTGCAGATGAATTATTTCAAAACGAAGTACTTCGGCCGATTTTAAAACTCCAAAATGATTTATTAGTTGCCGTTTTTATAAATTATGTCAATAAAAACAAAACTGATTTTTATTCTTATACCGTTGAAAAGAAACTTTCGGTAATTGAAAATGCTATCCAAAAAGACATTAAATTCCGAAATTCACTTAAAGGTATGGTAATCGCACTTTTTACATTAGATGAATATCAATCGTATATTCAAAATTCTTCCAGCTTGAATAAAAGAATGATGAATTTGGTAATTGAAAGGCTAAAAAATCAAGTGCAATTATTCGAATTAGAATCAAATAATGAATCATTTTAA
- a CDS encoding acyl-CoA thioesterase: MRFHTRKWVKPEDLNPNGTLFGGQLLAWIDEELALYTIIQLENYRVVTKHMSEINFKSSAKQGDIVEIGIDVVKFGNTSLVLKSEVRNMMTRETIITIDTITMVNLGEDGKPKAHGKTKIEYVKDRL, translated from the coding sequence ATGAGATTTCATACTCGAAAATGGGTTAAACCCGAAGATCTAAATCCAAACGGAACTTTATTTGGCGGACAATTGCTGGCATGGATAGACGAAGAGTTGGCTTTATACACAATTATTCAGCTAGAAAACTATAGAGTGGTAACCAAGCATATGTCGGAAATTAACTTTAAAAGTTCAGCCAAACAAGGAGATATTGTCGAAATTGGAATTGATGTAGTTAAGTTCGGAAATACTTCACTAGTATTGAAAAGTGAAGTAAGGAACATGATGACCAGAGAAACTATTATTACAATCGATACTATTACAATGGTAAATCTTGGTGAGGATGGGAAACCAAAGGCACATGGAAAAACGAAGATAGAATACGTAAAAGACCGTTTATAG
- a CDS encoding mechanosensitive ion channel family protein, with the protein MLKFLEKIFNFLYPLFRDWGMSRNIAAYLSLVLNIALLIIMAYAVYYIAKFLLVTLTAVFAQKTKTKFDDFLINNKTTKYTAYLIPFFFIYKAVPIILDKYEYWELVFGKIVGVYIVLLSLWIIQTVFNSLKDYLKQKPEYSDKPIDSFIQVVMMILWIFGIVIIVSKLFGIKQGELLTILGTLSAIIILIFRDTILGFVSSVQVAINDMVRIGDWITMDKFGADGDVIEINLTTVKVRNFDNTITTIPTYALSSDSFQNWRGMQKSDGRRIKRHILIKTSTIRFLSNDDLNMMKKIQLITPYIESRQSEIEKYNTINNIDKSLALNGRNMTNLGLFRKYIIQYMVSHPGLNKDMHMMCRQLQSTAHGVPLEIYTFSSDKRWANYEYIMADIFDHIIASAPYFDLEIFELPSKIGHLE; encoded by the coding sequence ATGCTTAAGTTTTTGGAGAAAATATTTAACTTTTTATACCCTCTTTTTAGAGACTGGGGTATGAGTCGCAATATTGCGGCCTACCTTAGTCTTGTATTAAATATTGCTTTATTAATAATAATGGCATACGCCGTATATTATATAGCTAAATTTCTTTTGGTAACTCTTACCGCTGTTTTTGCCCAAAAAACAAAAACTAAGTTTGATGATTTTTTAATCAATAATAAAACTACTAAATACACCGCTTACTTAATTCCGTTTTTCTTTATCTATAAAGCTGTTCCTATAATCTTAGACAAATATGAATATTGGGAATTGGTCTTTGGGAAAATTGTTGGTGTATATATCGTACTATTATCGCTATGGATCATTCAAACTGTTTTTAATTCTCTTAAAGATTATTTGAAACAAAAACCTGAATATAGCGATAAACCTATTGATAGTTTTATTCAGGTTGTTATGATGATTCTATGGATATTTGGAATTGTAATTATTGTTTCTAAATTATTCGGAATCAAACAAGGTGAATTATTAACCATTTTAGGAACTCTGTCAGCAATTATTATCTTAATTTTTAGAGATACTATTCTTGGTTTCGTTTCTAGTGTTCAGGTTGCTATCAACGATATGGTTCGTATTGGCGACTGGATTACAATGGACAAATTTGGAGCCGATGGTGATGTTATCGAAATTAATCTTACTACAGTAAAAGTTCGAAATTTTGACAATACAATTACTACCATTCCTACTTATGCTTTGAGTTCTGACTCTTTCCAAAACTGGCGTGGGATGCAAAAATCAGATGGTCGTCGTATTAAAAGGCATATTTTGATTAAAACCAGTACGATTCGTTTTTTGTCTAATGATGATTTGAATATGATGAAAAAGATTCAACTTATTACTCCTTATATTGAATCTCGTCAGTCCGAAATTGAAAAATACAATACGATAAATAATATTGACAAGTCTTTGGCTCTCAATGGTCGAAATATGACTAATCTTGGGTTATTCAGAAAATATATTATTCAATATATGGTAAGTCATCCGGGATTAAATAAAGATATGCACATGATGTGTCGTCAATTACAATCGACTGCTCATGGAGTTCCTTTAGAAATTTATACTTTTTCAAGTGATAAACGTTGGGCAAATTATGAATATATAATGGCTGATATTTTTGATCACATTATTGCTTCTGCACCTTATTTTGATCTAGAAATATTTGAATTACCATCAAAGATTGGTCATTTAGAGTAG
- a CDS encoding DUF3817 domain-containing protein, with protein sequence MLKIFKITAILEGISYLVLFSNMLFIKPTNLDLYKTLLFPIGMSHGLLFVAYVLLAILLKSAQKWDFKTFMLILIASVIPFGTFYVEYKYLKNA encoded by the coding sequence ATGCTCAAGATTTTTAAGATTACAGCGATTTTAGAAGGAATTTCATACTTGGTTTTATTCTCTAACATGCTTTTTATTAAGCCTACAAACCTAGATTTATACAAAACACTATTATTCCCTATCGGAATGAGTCATGGTTTGCTATTTGTGGCATATGTTTTATTAGCTATTTTATTAAAAAGTGCTCAAAAATGGGATTTTAAAACTTTCATGTTAATCTTAATTGCTTCTGTGATTCCGTTTGGTACTTTTTATGTTGAGTATAAATACTTGAAAAATGCTTAA
- a CDS encoding DUF6155 family protein, whose protein sequence is MSKRDLKKYLNDLTKEQLEEQLIELYEKFAPVKVYYDFVFNPKEETLLQECKLKISNEYFPIKAKASRRRLKPKMRRSVAQKYIKHFILLGVDPFVIADVMLYNIEIAQTYSSENPVKQELFYKSMCNSFDQAVNFIVSNGILAEFKSRINQIYEETATQKWKNEPDFEVILDKITF, encoded by the coding sequence ATGAGTAAACGCGATTTAAAAAAATATTTAAACGATCTTACTAAAGAACAATTAGAAGAGCAGTTAATCGAATTGTACGAGAAATTTGCTCCTGTAAAAGTCTATTATGATTTTGTGTTCAATCCAAAAGAAGAGACATTGCTGCAGGAATGTAAGTTGAAAATTTCAAACGAATATTTTCCAATTAAAGCAAAAGCATCAAGACGGCGTTTAAAACCAAAAATGCGACGTTCAGTAGCTCAAAAATACATCAAACATTTTATACTTTTAGGAGTAGATCCGTTTGTAATCGCTGATGTTATGCTTTACAATATCGAAATAGCACAAACATATTCATCTGAAAATCCTGTAAAGCAAGAACTTTTTTACAAAAGCATGTGCAATTCATTCGATCAGGCAGTGAATTTTATAGTTTCAAACGGAATTTTAGCCGAATTTAAATCCAGAATAAATCAGATTTATGAGGAAACAGCTACTCAAAAATGGAAAAATGAGCCTGATTTTGAAGTAATTTTGGATAAAATCACATTTTAG
- a CDS encoding DEAD/DEAH box helicase encodes MSQNTLEIEREEKKELYAYQQNDIDAIFDRLDNGSAQHHLLYQLPTGGGKTVIFSEIVRRYLSQHEKKVVVLTHRIELCKQTSKMLKGFGVKNKIINSKVKELLDQNEYSCFVAMVETLKNRINDEKLHLDNIGLVIIDEAHYNSFRKLLSSFKNAFILGVTATPLSSNIKLPMHESYDELIVGDTIGSLIDQGFLARATTYSYDVGLTSLKVGINGDYTVKSSDDLYTNTIMQEKLLHAYTEKSLGKKTLIFNNGIHTSLYVYETFREAGYDIRHLDNTSSNEERKDILQWFKKTPDAILTSVGILTTGFDEPTVETIILNRATKSLTLYYQMIGRGSRKLPNKDEFTVIDLGNNAARFGLWSEPVNWQHIFKSPEFYLENLRDDTEIELYFKYSMPPELRAKFSKTADVSFDVDEEHKIAIAQNLRSKVVLDKSLEQHAAMCVDNTETLQEAKALGKELDDDIDCRIKRYSKCLSQCSKNYREWLIDDYKLKLVLLTGKKYREKIMNEPD; translated from the coding sequence ATGTCTCAAAACACTTTAGAAATAGAAAGAGAAGAAAAAAAAGAACTTTATGCATACCAACAAAATGATATTGATGCCATTTTTGACCGCTTAGATAACGGATCGGCGCAACATCATTTGTTGTATCAATTGCCTACGGGAGGAGGGAAAACAGTGATTTTTTCTGAAATCGTACGCCGTTATTTGTCGCAACACGAGAAAAAAGTAGTAGTTTTAACACACAGAATTGAACTTTGTAAGCAAACTTCAAAAATGTTGAAAGGTTTTGGTGTTAAAAACAAGATTATCAATAGTAAGGTAAAAGAACTATTAGACCAAAATGAATATTCATGCTTTGTAGCGATGGTCGAGACATTAAAAAACCGTATTAATGACGAAAAATTACATTTAGATAATATTGGTTTAGTAATTATCGATGAGGCACATTACAATTCATTCCGAAAATTATTAAGCTCGTTCAAAAATGCATTTATATTAGGAGTAACAGCAACGCCGTTAAGTTCAAATATCAAATTGCCAATGCACGAAAGTTATGATGAACTAATTGTAGGAGACACAATAGGTTCGTTAATCGATCAAGGATTTTTGGCACGTGCAACAACTTATAGTTATGATGTAGGATTAACATCACTTAAAGTAGGTATCAATGGAGATTATACCGTAAAATCTTCAGATGATTTATATACAAACACAATCATGCAAGAGAAATTATTGCATGCTTATACAGAAAAATCGTTAGGAAAGAAAACCTTGATTTTTAATAATGGTATTCATACTTCATTATATGTTTATGAAACCTTTAGAGAAGCAGGTTACGATATTCGTCATCTTGATAATACAAGTAGCAACGAAGAACGAAAAGATATATTACAATGGTTTAAGAAAACTCCAGATGCAATTTTAACATCAGTAGGAATCTTAACTACAGGATTTGATGAACCGACAGTAGAAACCATTATATTAAATAGAGCAACCAAATCATTGACTTTGTATTACCAAATGATAGGACGTGGTTCTCGAAAATTACCTAATAAAGATGAGTTTACAGTTATCGATTTAGGAAATAATGCAGCACGTTTCGGATTATGGAGTGAGCCAGTAAATTGGCAACATATTTTTAAATCACCAGAATTTTATTTGGAGAATTTAAGAGATGATACCGAAATCGAATTGTATTTTAAATACAGCATGCCACCAGAATTGCGTGCAAAATTTAGTAAGACAGCCGATGTAAGTTTTGATGTCGATGAAGAACATAAAATTGCAATAGCACAAAATTTACGCTCAAAGGTCGTTTTAGATAAGTCATTAGAACAACACGCTGCAATGTGTGTAGATAATACTGAAACGTTACAAGAGGCAAAAGCACTAGGAAAAGAACTAGACGACGATATCGATTGTCGTATCAAACGATATTCAAAATGTTTGAGTCAATGTAGCAAGAATTACCGCGAATGGCTTATAGACGATTATAAATTGAAGTTGGTGTTATTAACTGGTAAAAAATACCGTGAAAAAATAATGAACGAACCAGATTGA
- a CDS encoding DEAD/DEAH box helicase, which produces MSKQFSDLGISAPILKALTELNISTPTEIQQKAIPLILANNSDVVGLAKTGTGKTAAFGLPLLQLINPEIPTVQAVILVPTRELGHQIFKNLEDFSKYLPQVSIAATCGGIPIKPQIERLTQPTHIVVATPGRLIDLIQRKAINLKETQYLILDEADEMVSILKESLDEIVAELPKKHTTLLFSATLPGTIKQLIQNYLSKNVIQVSADMETVGNQGIDHEYIVVDPIEKLDVLMHFLNSREGERGIIFCKTKAAVNKLAKNLAINRFSSGALHGSLSQGIRDRIMEQFREGHINILVATDLAARGIDVKEISYVVNYHLPDAYEAYVHRSGRTARAGAKGLSLTVLQPEEVVEIADFEKELGIKFTEFKKPSVASLEENNTLLWAKQIFKTKPNHDVSTDLKTKVKTVFHHLTKDELIEKLLANYILQNKPEAVEKPVKKFKK; this is translated from the coding sequence ATGTCAAAACAATTTTCAGATTTAGGAATTTCAGCACCGATACTAAAAGCGCTAACCGAATTAAATATTAGTACTCCAACCGAAATTCAGCAGAAAGCTATTCCGCTAATTTTAGCTAATAACAGTGATGTAGTAGGTTTAGCCAAAACAGGAACAGGAAAAACAGCAGCCTTTGGATTACCATTGTTGCAGCTAATAAATCCTGAAATCCCTACAGTTCAAGCAGTGATTTTAGTTCCAACAAGAGAATTAGGACATCAGATATTTAAAAATTTAGAAGATTTTTCAAAATACCTGCCACAAGTTTCTATAGCAGCAACTTGCGGAGGAATTCCAATAAAACCACAAATAGAGCGTCTTACACAACCTACACATATAGTAGTTGCTACACCGGGGCGTTTAATCGATTTAATTCAGCGTAAAGCAATCAATCTAAAAGAGACACAATATCTTATATTGGATGAAGCTGACGAAATGGTTTCAATCTTAAAAGAAAGTCTAGATGAAATCGTAGCCGAATTACCAAAAAAACATACAACACTTCTGTTTTCAGCAACATTGCCAGGAACGATCAAGCAATTGATTCAGAATTACTTATCTAAAAATGTAATTCAGGTAAGTGCCGACATGGAAACTGTAGGAAATCAAGGAATTGACCATGAATATATAGTCGTTGATCCGATTGAGAAACTAGATGTTTTAATGCATTTTTTGAATTCTAGAGAGGGAGAACGCGGAATTATTTTTTGTAAAACAAAAGCGGCAGTAAACAAACTAGCTAAAAACTTAGCAATAAATCGTTTTTCATCAGGAGCATTGCACGGAAGTTTATCACAAGGAATCCGTGATAGAATCATGGAGCAATTTCGTGAAGGACATATTAATATATTAGTTGCGACAGATTTGGCAGCTAGAGGAATAGATGTTAAAGAAATTTCATATGTAGTAAATTATCATTTGCCAGATGCTTACGAAGCTTATGTACACCGTAGCGGAAGAACAGCTAGAGCAGGAGCAAAAGGATTATCACTTACAGTTCTGCAACCAGAAGAAGTTGTAGAAATTGCTGATTTTGAAAAAGAATTAGGAATTAAATTCACAGAGTTCAAAAAACCATCAGTTGCAAGTTTAGAAGAGAATAATACACTATTGTGGGCAAAACAAATTTTTAAAACAAAACCAAATCACGACGTTTCAACTGATTTAAAGACAAAAGTAAAAACAGTTTTTCATCATTTAACTAAAGATGAATTGATAGAAAAGTTGTTGGCAAATTATATCTTGCAAAACAAACCAGAGGCAGTTGAAAAACCTGTTAAAAAATTCAAAAAGTAA
- a CDS encoding NAD(P)/FAD-dependent oxidoreductase: protein MKIVIIGGGFAGINLAKELVNQPQIQVTLVDKNNYNFFPPLIYQVATAFLEPSSISYPFRKFFAGKKNLQFRLGELQQVVPAENKVILNNGELAYDYLVFATGAETSYFGMENVMKNAIPMKTLNDAIVMRNTLLKNLEKATITKDIRKRRKLLTIVVAGGGPTGVEVSGMFAEMRKNILLKEYPELDTTASNVYLVDGGDALLAPMSKASQQDTLKALTDLGVVVKLNNRVTDYVDDIVHFSNGETIHTKNLIWAAGVSAKAFDGIPMESYGRGKRMATDAYNKVNGMQNIYAIGDTSIMDTDPAFPNGHPQVAQVAIQQGVNLAKNFKAIVQNKPLKPFIYLDKGSMAIIGKNKAVVDLPKPKWHFNGFLAWAIWLFIHLVSLITYRNRLSTFYNWMVAYFAKDQSLRMIIRPDKKQAIN, encoded by the coding sequence ATGAAGATAGTAATCATAGGAGGCGGTTTTGCAGGAATAAATCTAGCCAAAGAGCTTGTAAACCAGCCTCAAATACAAGTAACACTTGTAGATAAAAATAACTATAACTTTTTCCCACCACTTATATATCAGGTTGCGACCGCTTTTTTAGAGCCATCAAGCATTAGTTATCCATTTAGGAAATTTTTTGCAGGCAAGAAAAACTTGCAATTTAGATTGGGAGAACTGCAACAAGTAGTTCCAGCCGAAAACAAAGTAATTCTTAATAACGGAGAATTAGCATACGATTACTTGGTATTTGCAACAGGAGCCGAAACTAGTTATTTTGGAATGGAAAACGTAATGAAAAACGCCATTCCGATGAAAACGCTAAACGATGCCATCGTAATGCGTAATACACTGCTTAAAAACCTTGAGAAGGCTACCATTACCAAAGATATTCGTAAACGTCGTAAACTATTAACGATTGTTGTAGCTGGAGGTGGACCAACAGGAGTAGAAGTTTCGGGAATGTTTGCTGAAATGCGTAAAAATATTTTACTAAAAGAATATCCAGAACTAGATACCACTGCAAGTAATGTGTACCTGGTCGATGGGGGAGATGCGCTATTGGCACCAATGAGCAAAGCTTCGCAGCAAGATACACTTAAGGCACTTACAGATTTAGGAGTAGTGGTAAAACTAAATAATCGCGTTACAGATTATGTAGATGATATAGTACATTTTTCAAACGGAGAAACCATTCATACCAAAAACCTAATTTGGGCAGCGGGAGTTTCAGCGAAAGCCTTTGACGGTATTCCGATGGAAAGTTACGGACGTGGCAAACGTATGGCAACCGATGCGTATAATAAAGTAAATGGAATGCAAAATATCTATGCTATCGGTGATACATCTATCATGGATACAGATCCAGCATTTCCAAACGGACATCCGCAAGTAGCGCAAGTAGCAATTCAGCAGGGAGTAAACTTAGCTAAAAACTTTAAAGCAATTGTTCAAAATAAACCACTAAAGCCATTTATATATCTTGATAAAGGATCTATGGCAATTATTGGTAAAAATAAAGCTGTTGTAGATTTGCCAAAACCCAAGTGGCATTTTAATGGGTTCTTAGCATGGGCAATTTGGTTATTTATTCACCTTGTTTCATTGATAACTTATCGCAATCGCTTAAGTACATTTTATAATTGGATGGTAGCGTATTTTGCAAAAGATCAATCACTACGTATGATTATCAGACCAGATAAAAAACAGGCAATAAATTAA
- a CDS encoding multidrug effflux MFS transporter — protein MTTKKYIKLILILGSLTALGPFSIDMYLPGFSGIARDLNTTVAKVSMSLSSYFIGISAGQLLYGPLLDRFGRKKPLFVGLMVYILASLGCIFVTDIDTFIGLRFLQAVGSCAATVASVAMVRDLFPVKDIPKVFSMLMLVVGLSPMLAPTIGGYVTSDYGWHTVFFILMCMGIVILMAAQIGLPNTHKPDTSISLKPKPIITNFLKVVKEPQFFTYAFTGAVSFSGLFTYVASSPIVFMDIFEVDAKIYGWIFAFMSLSFIGASQLNSFLLRKFSSEQMIFGALITQSVISIVFLILAINNLLGLYQTIGMLFIYLACLGISNPNTAGLTMAPFAKNAGSASALMGAIQLGLGAIASFAVGIFVKNSIIPMVAIMTTTTITAFIILNIGKRFIKEKVAISNNDEAGMIH, from the coding sequence ATGACTACAAAAAAATACATCAAATTAATCCTTATTTTAGGTTCTCTAACTGCTCTTGGTCCGTTTTCTATCGATATGTACCTACCTGGTTTCTCTGGAATTGCCCGAGATTTAAATACTACTGTTGCAAAAGTATCGATGAGTTTATCTAGTTATTTTATAGGTATTTCGGCTGGACAATTGCTTTATGGGCCTTTATTGGATCGATTTGGAAGAAAAAAACCCTTGTTTGTTGGGTTAATGGTTTACATTTTGGCTTCTTTGGGATGTATTTTTGTTACTGATATTGATACTTTTATTGGTTTGCGTTTTTTACAAGCCGTTGGTAGCTGTGCGGCAACTGTTGCTTCTGTTGCTATGGTTCGCGATCTTTTTCCTGTAAAAGATATCCCTAAAGTATTCTCTATGCTTATGCTTGTTGTAGGTCTTTCGCCTATGCTTGCTCCAACTATTGGTGGTTACGTAACTTCTGATTACGGATGGCATACTGTTTTCTTTATCCTAATGTGTATGGGAATTGTGATTTTAATGGCTGCTCAAATTGGCTTGCCTAACACACATAAACCTGATACCTCTATTTCGTTAAAACCCAAACCTATCATTACAAACTTCCTTAAGGTTGTAAAAGAGCCTCAGTTCTTTACTTATGCCTTTACTGGTGCTGTATCTTTTTCTGGTTTATTTACTTATGTTGCCTCCTCTCCTATCGTTTTTATGGATATTTTTGAAGTTGATGCTAAAATATATGGCTGGATTTTTGCCTTTATGTCTTTGAGTTTTATTGGTGCCAGTCAACTGAATTCTTTTTTATTAAGAAAGTTTTCTAGCGAACAAATGATTTTTGGTGCTTTGATTACTCAATCTGTAATTAGTATTGTCTTTTTGATTTTGGCAATAAATAACCTTCTTGGTTTATACCAAACAATTGGTATGTTGTTTATTTATTTGGCTTGTTTGGGAATTTCAAATCCTAATACTGCTGGCCTTACAATGGCTCCGTTTGCCAAAAATGCTGGTAGTGCATCGGCGTTAATGGGTGCAATTCAGCTTGGTTTGGGCGCAATAGCCTCTTTTGCTGTTGGTATTTTTGTAAAGAACTCAATTATTCCGATGGTTGCTATTATGACAACAACTACAATTACTGCTTTTATTATTTTAAATATTGGTAAACGATTTATAAAAGAAAAAGTTGCTATTTCTAACAATGACGAAGCAGGAATGATTCATTAG